Proteins from one bacterium genomic window:
- the folD gene encoding bifunctional methylenetetrahydrofolate dehydrogenase/methenyltetrahydrofolate cyclohydrolase FolD has protein sequence MSAKIIDGNAIAEQIRQEVTQEVAELKLKGITPGLATILVGEDPASQVYVRNKGKACEKVGIYSEQHTLPATIKEDELLKLIETLNNNPKINGILVQLPLPRHINEILVLNAISPDKDVDGFHPVNVGKFFTVKDFEEMVRQGLFLPCTPHGVIELLIRSGVNLSGLEAVVVGRSNIVGKPVAMLLLANNATVTICHSRTKDLTEVCQRADVLVAAIGKHQFIKTDMVKEGVVVIDVGVNRIPDSTSEKGFRLVGDVDFEQVKEKASMITPVPGGVGPMTITMLLVNTVKSAKNQAEM, from the coding sequence ATGTCAGCCAAAATAATAGATGGCAATGCCATTGCCGAACAAATTCGACAAGAGGTAACTCAAGAAGTAGCAGAATTAAAATTAAAGGGAATTACCCCGGGATTAGCGACTATTCTGGTTGGAGAAGACCCAGCATCACAGGTTTATGTGCGAAATAAAGGTAAGGCGTGTGAAAAGGTAGGAATTTACTCTGAACAACATACACTCCCTGCCACGATAAAAGAAGATGAATTACTAAAATTGATTGAGACACTCAATAACAACCCTAAGATAAATGGTATCCTGGTCCAATTACCCCTTCCAAGACATATTAACGAAATTTTGGTATTGAATGCTATCTCTCCAGATAAAGATGTTGATGGTTTTCATCCAGTAAATGTAGGGAAATTCTTTACCGTGAAGGATTTTGAGGAAATGGTTAGACAAGGATTATTTCTTCCCTGTACACCGCATGGGGTGATAGAATTATTAATCAGGAGTGGTGTTAATTTAAGTGGACTGGAGGCTGTAGTCGTGGGAAGAAGTAATATTGTTGGGAAGCCGGTGGCTATGTTACTCCTGGCTAATAATGCTACCGTAACTATATGTCATTCACGCACTAAAGATTTAACAGAGGTCTGCCAGAGGGCAGATGTCTTAGTCGCCGCTATTGGCAAACATCAATTTATTAAAACAGATATGGTCAAAGAAGGTGTCGTGGTAATTGATGTTGGCGTCAACCGTATCCCGGATTCTACTTCAGAAAAAGGATTTAGATTAGTTGGTGATGTCGATTTTGAGCAGGTAAAAGAAAAAGCCTCGATGATTACACCTGTGCCAGGCGGCGTAGGACCAATGACAATT